One Manduca sexta isolate Smith_Timp_Sample1 chromosome 28, JHU_Msex_v1.0, whole genome shotgun sequence DNA window includes the following coding sequences:
- the LOC115452299 gene encoding U-scoloptoxin(16)-Ssd1a yields the protein MMLRSVVVLCIFIPIVYSSISLGPHQPKPEKFKEAEGCYVEELDEVVPFGQGRSSKKECLEYFCYEKSLSYASCGFVEALPPCTVLEEKGKPYPDCCQRVVCPSDNITNADGLLIQ from the exons ATGATGTTGCGAAGTGTTGTAGTGTTGTGCATCTTCATACCTATAGTTTATAGTTCAATATCGCTCGGTCCGCATCAACCGAAACCTGAAAAATTCA AGGAAGCAGAAGGTTGTTACGTCGAAGAGCTAGACGAAGTGGTTCCGTTTGGGCAGGGAAGATCTTCCAAGAAGGAGTGCCTTGAATACTTCTGCTACGAGAAGTCTTTATCTTACGCTTC ATGCGGTTTTGTCGAAGCTCTGCCACCGTGCACAGTACTTGAAGAGAAGGGCAAGCCCTACCCGGACTGCTGTCAAAGAGTAGTCTGCCCATCCGACAATATCACTAATGCAGATGGCCTCTTAATCCAGTGA